The following is a genomic window from Mycobacteriales bacterium.
GTGCGGCCGCAGCCCGACCGGACCGGCTCACCGTGGCCGTACTCGGCGACGGCGGGGCGATGATGGCGCTCGGTGAGCTCGACACCGTCGCCCGGCTCGGCGTACCGATGCTCATCGTTGTCTATGACGACGCGGCGTACGGCGCCGAGGTGCACCACTTCCGCCCGCACGGCCACTCCGTCGACCTGGCCCAGTTCCCCGACACCGACCTCGCCGCCCTCGCGCGCGGCGCCGGACTGGACGGGGTGACCGTCCGCACCCTGTCCGACCTCGACGCGGTCAAAGACTGGCTCGGCCGGCGCGACCGGTCGCTCCTCATCGACGCGAAGGTCAATCCCGACGTGGTCGGGAGCTGGCTCGAGGAGGCGTTCCGGGCTCACTGACCTCCTCGAGCGGGAGCCGCTCCTGGGTGTAGAGCTGCGATGCATCGACCGGACGGATGAGTTCGGGACCGTTGTTCCGGACGTTGCCGACCGCCGCCGACACGACGTCCGGCTGCAGGTGCGGCTCCGGGACCACGTCGAGAATCTGCTGCGCGTCCGCCGGGTCGTCGCCGGTGCAGTCGAGCCAGGACTCCTGCAGTTCGGCGGGCACGATCACGGGCGTGCGGTCGTGGATGTGACCGAGCAGATCGGCCGCGGGCCGGGTGATGATCGTGCAGGTCCACACCCACCGATCGGGATCGTCCTCGGCGAGCGCGGGATCACGCCAGACTTCGTAGAGCCCGGCGAAGGCGATCCGCCCGCCGTCGGGGTCGTGCAGGAAGTGCGGCACCTTTCCGTCATCGGTGTTCTGCCACTCGAAATATCCCTGGGCGGGACACAGACAACGTCGGCGTGCGGCCGCCGCCTTGAACGCCGGCTTGCTGGTGACGGTCTCGACGCGGGCGTTGATCATCTTCGCGGCGCCGCGGCGATCGCGGGACCAGCCCGGGACCAGGCCCCACCGCAGGGTGCGCAGCTGCCGCACCCGCGGGGCGTCCTCGTCCTCACTCTCGCCGTGCGGCCGCCGCTTCATGACCGCGCGCACCGGGTCGGTCGGAGCGATG
Proteins encoded in this region:
- a CDS encoding SOS response-associated peptidase encodes the protein MCGRYVNVASTADLRDEYDVEQVLGNDLARSWNIAPTDPVRAVMKRRPHGESEDEDAPRVRQLRTLRWGLVPGWSRDRRGAAKMINARVETVTSKPAFKAAAARRRCLCPAQGYFEWQNTDDGKVPHFLHDPDGGRIAFAGLYEVWRDPALAEDDPDRWVWTCTIITRPAADLLGHIHDRTPVIVPAELQESWLDCTGDDPADAQQILDVVPEPHLQPDVVSAAVGNVRNNGPELIRPVDASQLYTQERLPLEEVSEPGTPPRASSRPRRD